ATCAAAAGTTACTGTACACCAATAAAATAATGCAGAAATTTGCCCTATACAAAATTAAATAGACGTGTTATGATGCATTGGATTTACGAACCTTGGCCTTGGTATATTGGTGGACTTTTTATTGCCACAACTTTAGTACTCCTCCTTTTTATGGGGAAAACATTTGGTTTTTCTTCCAATTTACGAACGATGTGTTCTATGATGGGGGCTGGAAAAACGTGTGATTTTTTCTGCTTCAATTGGAAAGCCCAAACGTGGAATTTACTCTTCTTAGTAGGAACTATACTCGGTGGTTTTATCGCTTATCACTTTTTAAGTGTAGACGCTGCAGCTGTTCCTTTAGGAGAAAATACCATTCAGAAATTGAACGAATTGGGATTTGAAAGCGCAGGTACAACCTATGTCCCGACAGAATTATATGGTGATGATGCCTTTTCCTCTATTAAAACCATCCTTTTACTATTAGTTGCTGGTTTTTTTGTTGGTTTTGGATCGAGATATGCAGGTGGATGTACTTCTGGGCATGCCATTTCGGGCTTGAGTAACTTCCAATTACCTTCTCTAATCGCTGTTATTGGATTCTTTATCGGTGGACTCATTATGGTTCATCTTATTTTTCCTTTCTTATTTTAAATGCATCAAAAATGAAAAAAATAGCTTACTTATTTGTAGGAATGATATTTGGTATTGGTATGTTCAAATCAGGAGCCGCTTCTTGGTTTAGAATTTACGAAATGTTCCAATTTGACAGCTTCCACATGTATGGAATTATGGGTACTGCCCTTACGTTAGCCGTAATTGCAACCCTAATCATAAAGAAGAAAAAAATGAAGGATTTTTCTGGAAATCCCATTCTTTTTCACCCCAAAGAAAAGAGTATTCCCCGTTATTTAATTGGCGGAACATTCTTCGGGTTAGGTTGGGCACTTGGCGGTGCTTGTCCTGGTCCTATGTTTGCCTTATTAGGCGCAGGTTTTTACCCCATTATCATTGCAATTATCGGGGCTTTAGCAGGAACTTGGTTTTATGGATTGGTCAAAAAATGGCTTCCACATTAAAAATTAGATACAGATGCTCTCCTATTTTTGATACCTAAACCATTTATACTATCTTTAAATCCAAACAACGAGAGGAGTTATTATGGGACATATTATTAGAGAGAAATACCGCAATCTTTTTGAAGAAAAATTGTTAGATGAAATCATTGAAGTATCAACAATTAAAGATTTTACAGAAGGAGAACGCCTAATGGAAATTGGGGAATACATTAAAAAAATCCCTTTATTATTATCTGGTGCGATCAAAATTATACGCGAAGATCAAAAAGAAGGAGAGATTGTACTGTACTATATTGAAGAAGGAGATACCTGTGCGATGACCTTAACCTGTTGTTTAGGGGAAACAAAGAGTCAAGTGCGTTCCATTGCAGAAAAAGACGGAAGCGTCATCTTAGTCCCTGTAAGTAAAATGGACGATTGGCTCGTTCGTTATAAAAGCTGGCGCAACTTTGTGTTGACTAGTTACAACAACAGAATGAATGAATTGTTAGTTGCTGTTGACAGTCTGGCTTTCATGAATATGGAAGAGCGCTTATGTAAACTACTCCAAGACAAAGGCAAGATTTACAACAGTACGTTTATTCACAACACCCATCAAGAACTCGCAGATGAATTAAACACCTCTAGAGTTGTTATCTCTCGTATTTTAAAGACATTAGAAAACCAAGGAATCATTCGCTTAAATAGAAAATACATCGAATTACTCCAAAAAACCTAAACTATGGATACAGCATTTGTCGGTTATGCATTAGCCCTTTTAGTTGGTATTTCACTTGGCTTAATCGGCAGTGGAGGATCTATCTTAACGGTGCCTATTTTGGTGTATATTTTAAAAATAGAACCTTTTTTAGCAACCGCCTATTCGCTATTTATTGTTGGGTCAACAGCTTTAGTTGGTGGCGTACAGAATGCCATTAATCGCAAGGTAAACTACAAGTTAGTCTTGCTCTTTGGTATCCCCTCCCTACTGGCCGTTTATGTGATGCGGGCGTATGTATTGCCTTTAGTTCCTGATACGATCGCTATTGGATCATTGAATCTATCCAAGAATGTAATACTCATGGTGCTCTTTGCCCTCGTGATGTTTGCTTCTGCTATGAAAATGATTCGCCCCAAAGCCATAACCCAAACGCAATCCCAGCCTCAGCAAACTCAATTGATTCTACAAGGAGTGCTCATTGGAGTAGTTGCGGGAACCGTAGGCGCTGGTGGAGGATTTCTAATTATTCCGGCCTTGATTTTATTTGCTCATGTAAGCATGAAAGAAGCGGTGGGTACCTCCTTATTTATCATTGCGATTCAATCGTTATTTGGATTTTTAGGTGATGTTAGCAATCCACTATTGGATTGGAACTTGTTACTGACATTCAGTGCAATTTCCATCGTTGGAATATTTCTGGGGATATTTCTAACGCGTTATATCCCAGATCACAACTTAAAAAAAGGATTTGGCTATTTTGTATTACTAATGGCCCTATACATTTTTAGCAAAGAAGTGTTTTTCTAGTTTGTAACTTTGGTTACAGCACAATTCAAAACATCTTCTTACTTTTACTATATCAATTAAAAATAAACACGACTTATGAAGATAGAACAAATTTATACCGGATGTCTAGCACAAGGTGCTTACTATATAGAGAGTAATGGCGAAGTTGCTATTATTGACCCCCTACGTGAAGTACAACAATACGTAGACAAAGCAACAAAGGATCAAGCGACAATCAAATACATATTCGAAACGCATTTTCATGCTGATTTCGTGAGTGGACACGTTACTTTAGCTGAAAAAACAGGAGCTCCAATTGTCTATGGTCCTAATGCTAACCCAACATTCAAAGCACATATTGCTACAGATGGCGAAGTATTTAAATTGGGAAATATTACAATTACAGCGCTACATACACCAGGGCATACCATGGAAAGTACCACCTATCTATTAAAAGATGAAAACGGGAAAGATCATGCTATTTTCACAGGGGATACGCTTTTCTTAGGTGATGTAGGTCGTCCTGATTTAGCACAAAAGGCAGCTAGTTTAACACAAGAACAGTTAGCCGCTACGTTATACCACAGTTTACGCGATAAAATCATGCCTTTAGCGGATGATGTTATTGTTTATCCAGCGCATGGAGCAGGATCTGCTTGTGGAAAAAACTTGAGCAAAGAAACGGTAGGAACACTCGGGGACCAAAAACAAACCAACTATGCTTTACGTGCAGATATGACGGAAGCAGAGTTTGTCAAAGAGGTAACGGATGGTTTATTACCCCCTCCTGCTTATTTCCCATTAAACGTAAAATTAAACAAAGAAGGATACGACGACGTGGAGAATATCATCAGCAACAATCAAGCTTTACAACCCAACGATTTTGAGGTATTAGCAGATGAATCTGGTGCTTTATTACTCGATGTTCGATCAGCTGCTGATTTTGCACAAGGACATATCCCGGGATCTATTTTTATTGGATTAGATGGACAGTTTGCCCCATGGGTAGGAGCATTAATCACAGATATTAAACAACCTATTTTAATCATTGCTCCTGAAGGACGCGAACAAGAATGTATCATTCGTCTATCACGTGTGGGCTATGACAATTCGTTAGGTTATTTAGCTGGTGGGTTTAACGCATGGAAAAATGCAGGTAAAGAATATGACACCATTCAACAAGTAACAGCAGATGAGCTAGAAACAGCGATGAAAGCAGGAGATATCTCTATTTTTGATGTAAGAAAACCAGGAGAATACGATGCTGCTCATATTGATTACAAAAACCTCAACCATACCCCGTTAGATTTCTTAAACGATCATTTAGCGACATTCCCTACCACTGGTCATTTTTACATTCACTGTGCAGGAGGATATCGCTCCCTTATTGCAGCTTCTATCTTGAAAGCAAGAGGATACCACAATATGATTGATGTAATTGGCGGATTTGGCGCAATTAAAATACAGGTATTGCTTTAGCAGACAACAGCTGTACCTCTACTTGTTCTTCCAATTTAAAATAAAAACGATGACAAAATTTGAAACGTTAATTCAATCGGATCAATTTGTGCTGGTTGACTTTTTTGCTACTTGGTGTGGTCCTTGTAAAATGCAAGACCCCGTATTAGAAGACGTAAAAGCCCAACTACAAGATGAGATTACAATTATCAAAATTGACGTAGATAAAAATCAAGCGCTAACGGCGCAATACAGTACCCAATACAACATGAGAGGCGTGCCAACGTTACTATTGTTTCGAGCAGGCAAACTCTTATGGAAACAATCAGGCTATACGGATAAACAAACCTTGTTGCATTATTTTAACGAGTATAAAAACAAGTACTAATCCGTTTATCCTTGTTTTTCTGAATAAAATCATTGAGCACTTAGCTAACGCTAAGTGCTTTTTTTATATCCAGTTCATCTACCTAAAAACCTAAATATTTGTTAAGGAGTAACAAAAAAATCAAAACAACTACTAATCTTTAACGATTGGTATGACAGATATCAAGCCAACTAATATTTACAACCCAAATTATTATAAAACAATTTAAATGAAAAGAATTTTTTACACGCTTGTACTAGCTAGTGCAATTGGGTTTACCAATTTCTCTGTAGCCCAACAAAAGAGTAAAGCCGCTTTTGTAAAACAAGTGGAGGACATTAAAGAATACAAACTGAGCAATGGTCTTCAGGTTTTATTACTTCCCGATGCTTCCCAAAACAATTTAGTTGTAAACATTGTTTACAAAGTAGGTTCCAAACACGAAGGATATGGTGAAAAAGGGATGGCTCACTTATTAGAGCACATGCTTTTCAAAAGCACTAAAAACCTAGGAGACATCAAGAAAATGCTTTCTGATAAAGGAGGAGCTGCCAATGGTACAACGTACTACGACAGAACGAATTACTATGAAGTATTCCCTTCAACAGATGAAAACTTATCTTGGGCTTTAGAAATGGAAGCGGATCGTATGATCAATGCTACCCTTTTACAAGAAGATTTAGATAAAGAATTTTCAGTTGTACGCAATGAGTTTGAGATTGGAGAAAACGATCCAACAAGCGTATTAATGGAACGCACAATCAATACAGCTTATTTATGGCATAACTACGGTCTAAGTACAATTGGATCAAAAGAAGATATTGAACGCGTAAAAACACCTCAACTACGCAGATTTTACGAGAAATACTACCAACCAGACAATGCTGTTTTAGTCGTAGCAGGTAAATTTGATAAAGCCAAAGCAATTGGATTTATTGAACAATACTTCTCTGTTATTCCTAAGCCTACTCGTGTATTAGATGAAATCTTAACGGTAGAACCCGCTCAAGACGGAGAAAAATACATTGAAGTAAAACGCAATGGGGATAGCAAGCACATCCAAATGGCTTATCACACTGCATCTTATGCAGATAAAGATTTTGCTGCCTTAGAAGCCTTAGAACACATTTTGAACAACGATCCATCGGGGTATTTACACCAAGCCTTAGTGGAAACGCAAAAAGTATCTTCACTTTGGGCCTATAGTCCAACAGTAAGAGATGCCAGTTTTATGCTATTCAACTTCGATGTACCAAATGATAAAGACCAAGTAAAAACACTAGCTGAAATTAAAGCAGAAGTAGCAAAAATTGGCGATATCAACTATACACAAGAAGATCTTGATCGTGCGAAAACAAGCCTTTTAAAGGATATTGAATCACTACAAAACAATACCATTGGTACCGCAATCAACTTAACGGAGATTATCGGTTCAGGAGATTATCGCCTAGGGTATTTACACCGTGATAATGTTGAAAACTTAACGTTAGAAGACATTAAGCGCGTAGCGAAAAAATACTTTAAAGACAACAACCGTACGGTAGGTTTATTTATCCCAACCAAAGACGAAGTAAGAGTAAAACCAACTGAATTCTTAAATACAGATATCAATGCCTTAGTAAAGGATTACGAGGGGAAAGAAAAATCGCACGACATTAGAGAGTTTGCTCCTACCATCGCTAATTTAGAGCAGAATTATACTTCTGGTCAATTGAGCAATGGAATGAAATACGGTATTATTGACAAGGATTTGAAAGGAGAAAAAGTGAATATCTCTATTTCAATTCCAGTTGGAAATCAAAAAGATTTACACAACAAACAATACATCGGGTCACTTGCTGCATCTATGTTGACTGCAGGAACAAAAACCTTATCAAAACAAGAAATTAAAGACAAGTTAGACTTATTGAAATCAAGTATTTCGATTCGTTTTGCTGGACAAAACATTATGATTTCTGTTTCGTCTTACCGCAATACAATCAAAGAAACAATGGATATCTTAAATGATGTATTGAAGAATCCGGTATTCCCAGAAAGTGAATTGACGAAAATAAAATTAGAATACACAACGTACTTAGAAGGAAACTTAAATGATCCTCAGACTGTTGCTTTCAATAAATTGTCAAAAATGACATCAAATGAAGCGAAGGGAAGTATTTTCTATTCGTCTTCTACACAAGAAGATATTGATGGTTTCAAAGCGGTTACTATTCCAGAAATTAAAGATTTCTATAGTAAATTCTTTGGTGCTAATAATGGAGTTGCTACTGTAATCGGTATCCAAGATCAAGCGGAAGCGAAAGGATTATTAGAATCTGTTTTAGGAAAATGGAACAACCAAGCAAAATTTGAAAGAGCTTATCCTACGTTCTTTGCTACAAAACAAGGGAAAGAAATTATCCAAACACCGGACAAAGAAAATGCGGCTGCAGTGGGTAGTTTAAACTTCCAAATGAACAGAACAAACCCTGATTATGCAGCATTAACGTTTGCTAATGAAGTAATGGGTGGAGGATTCATGACAGCTCGTATTCCACAGCGTCTACGCGAAAAAGAAGGAATTAGCTATGGTGCTGGTACTTCTTTGTCTATTCCTTATGATGTGAAAAACGACAATTCAAGCTGGATGATTTATGCGTTCTTAAATCCGACTAAACGCGCGGAAGTAGAAACAGCAATCAACGATGAGTTTGCTAAATTAGTTGCCAATGGAATTACAGAGGACGAATTAAAAGCAAACAAAACAAGCTGGAAAAACTCAAGACAAACGAATTTAGGTAGTGACAATTACTTGCTGACTTTATCGAATATGCGTTTGATGTATGACACACCATTCAGCGATTTCGACAAGTTAAATGCTGAAATTGACAAGTTAACCGTAAAACAAGTGAATGCTGCAATTAAGAAATACTTGCAACCTTCAAAATTCACAACCATTTACGTGGGTGATTTTACTAAAAAATAAATCCATAAAAAAAACCTCTTGAAGTTCAAGAGGTTTTTTTTATCCTTTTTATTCTTGCTTTTTTTAGCAGCTAAAATCTACGCTAGACATTCCGGCTAAATAGAGGATGTGTTTGGCTCCTTTTGAAAGGTACACTTCCATTTGCTTTTGTTCATAATGCTCCGAAGTATCAAAAATAAAGTCCAAATTTCCATCCCCATCTAAATCACCAACAAACAACAATTGAACGAAGGTGTCATTGAAACTTGGAATATCGAGTACTAATTGTTCTCCACTTCCGTCAACACTTACATACAACTTGTAGTTGTCAAACTTTTTATAGGTCTTTTCCACCTCTGAATCATCCGTATAGACATACGAGTCCACTTGTTTACCTTCGGCTCTTAAAACGTACGTTTTGCCCTTAAAAACATAGGTTTGAGGTTCGTCCGGCCAAAGTGGTGTTTTTGATATCGCTAACGACTCCTTTTTCCCTTTCAAAATAGCTTTGGTGTCACTGAAAAAGAATAGTGATTCTAGTTCTTCATCTAGTGGAAAAACACCAATTGCATCTGATTCTGTACATTCATTTTTCATTTCAAGCCTTTCATACTTGATGCGTTGAACTTTAAATTGTCCCCCCTCCACTAACAGAGCCAACCAAGAGTCATTCATCTGTTTCACTTCTTCTTCGTGAAAATCCTTGTCGTAATACATCGGCAATAAAAGGTCGATTACCTTTTTCTCCTCTTTCTCTACTATGGTTTTTGTCACAGGAGCTTCCGCTTCTTCTACCTTGACCTGTTCTACTGCTTCCGTTGGTTTTTCAACGGTTTTTTGTTCAGTGTCTTTACACGCCCATAAAGCGAATAGAGACAACATTACGATTGCTTTTTTCATAGCTTTTTATCGATGGTTCACTTATTTAATACAAAAAAAAGACTATCCCAAAATGAGATAGTCTTTATGTCGAACGAATAATCGTTTTAGTCGTTTAATTTTAATACAGCCATAAAAGCCTCTTGCGGAATTTCAACGTTACCTACTTGACGCATACGTTTCTTTCCTGCTTTTTGTTTTTCTAGTAATTTACGTTTACGAGAAATATCCCCTCCATAACATTTTGCTGTAACGTCTTTACGCAACGCTTTTACTGTTTCACGTGCGATAACTTTTACACCAATTGCCGCCTGAATCGGAATATCAAACTGTTGACGTGGGATTAATTCTTTTAATTTCTCACACATTTTCTTTCCAATGTGATATGCATTATCCGCGTGCATTAAAGCAGAAAGTGCATCCACTACGTTTGCATTCAACATCACGTCTACTTTTACCAAGTTTGACGTACGCATTCCAATTGGCGAATAGTCAAAAGAAGCATATCCTTTCGAAACTGTTTTCAAACGGTCATAGAAATCAAATACAATCTCCGCCAATGGCATATCAAACATCAACTCTACACGGTCTTCTGTTAAATATGTTTGGTTGGTGATGATTCCGCGTTTCTCAATACACAAACTCATTACTGGACCAACGAAGTCCGCTTTTGTAATGATTGTTGCTTTGATATAAGGCTCTTCTACTCGTTCTAATTTTGATGGTTCTGGTAAATCCGAAGGGTTATTTACAACAATTGGTGTTTCTGGGTTCTTCTTCGTATACGCTAAATACGATACGTTGGGAACCGTTGTAATCACCGTCATATTGAACTCACGCTCTAAACGCTCTTGGATAATCTCCATGTGCAACATTCCTAAGAATCCACAACGGAAACCAAACCCTAAAGCAGCAGAACTCTCAGCCGCAAAAACCAAAGAAGCATCGTTCAATTGCAATTTCTCCATTGAGTTACGCAATTCTTCGTAATCCTCTGTATCTACCGGATAAATCCCCGCGAATACCATTGGTTTTACGTTTTCGAATCCTTCAATCATGTTTTGTGTTGGCACCTTCGCATCCGTCAGTGTATCCCCAACTTTTACTTCTTTAGCTTCTTTAATACCCGAAATTAAATACCCTACGTCTCCACTTGAGATTTCTTGTTTAGGTACTTGATTTAATTTCAACGTACCAATTTCATCCGCAAAGTATTCTTTACCAGTAGCCATAAATTTAATTTTCTGACCCTTTGTAATTTTTCCATTAATAACACGGAAGATTACTTCAATCCCTCTAAATGGATTGTATACTGAATCGAAAATTAAGGCTTGTAAAGGTTCCTCTACATTTCCTTTTGGCGCAGGAACTCTTTCGATAATTGCTGCTAATATTTCTTCAACTCCCAATCCTGTTTTACCAGAAGCAGGGATAATTTCTTCGTAATCACAACCTAATAGGTTTACAATATCGTCGCTTACTTCTTCAGGGTTTGCACTTGGTAAGTCAATTTTATTTAATACTGGAATAATCGTTAAATCATTCTCTAAAGCTAAATAAAGATTTGAAATTGTTTGTGCCTGAATACTTTGAGCCGCATCAACAATTAATAACGCACCTTCACAAGCCGCAATAGATCTAGAAACTTCGTAAGAGAAATCTACGTGTCCTGGTGTGTCAATTAAGTTCAATATATATTTTTCGCCTTTGTATACGTACTCCATTTGGATGGCATGAGATTTAATTGTAATCCCTCTTTCACGCTCCAAATCCATACTGTCCAAAAGCTGATTTTGTTGCTCACGTGCAGTTACCGTTTGTGTAGCATCTAACAAACGATCTGCTAACGTACTCTTACCATGGTCAATGTGAGCAATAATACAAAAGTTTCTAATGTTCTTCATCTTGGTTATATCCATTATTATAAGATCAATAAAGTAAAAAAGTCAGAAGAAATAGGACTTCTTAACCCCCTGATCTAAGTTGTAAGGCTTTCGTTTTATTTCAATTACAAACAATACACCTATATTTTGCAAATATACTTTAAAGTTTGAATTTTTTGACGTGATATTCACTTTTAATCACGAGAAATTATACGTTTTTTTTGCCATTTGTACTATCCATGCAACGAATCCCCTTCTCAGCTTCCAAAATTCTCTTTGATCTTGCGACAATAATCCCGCTCGTTCATTCGTTTACTTTAAAGTTTTTACGTAATTTAGAGTACAAAAATTTACGCTAACATGAAAAAATATTTCCCTGCCCTTTTATTCGTCTTTTCTTCTTTTGTAAGCTGTAGTCAAAAGAGTGATCTTGTTCAAGATTTCGCAATACTTCCGCCTTATTTAAAAGAAGTTTCAGGCATGTCTTATGATGCGCAATCCCATTCTTTTTGGGTACTTCAAGACAGTGGAAACAAAAGCGAATTATATCAGATTGATTCCTTAGGTCATGTAATGCATACCCTGAAAGTGAAAAATCAAAAAAACAACGATTGGGAAGAATTGGCTTCTGATCCGGCAGGTAATTTATACATTGGTGATTTTGGCAATAACAAAAACACCCGTAAAAACTTACAGATCATCAAAATCAACAAAGATCAACTTCAAAACGAGGAAACAGAGGCAGCTTATGTGATCACCTTTGACTATCCAGAGCAAAAAGAATTTCCGCCTAAAACAACGGAACTTTTCTACGATGCTGAAGCTTTCTTTTTCTATGATGATCACTTTTATCTCTTTACTAAAAATCGAAGTAAAGCATTTGACGGTACTTCCTTGGTTTATAAAATTCCTAATGTAGCAGGACATCATCAAGCGGAATACGTACAGACCTTTAGAGGTTGTAATGTGTATAAACATTGTGCTATTACAGGAGCTGCAATTAGCCCTGATCAAAAGACATTTGTGTTATTATCACATACCAAACTTTGGGTGATTGACAACTTCAATCCCAATGCTATTTTGGATGGTAAAATCGAAGAGCACAAATTACACCATGATACACAAAAAGAAGCTGTCACCTTTGGAGATGACAGCACGTTATATATTTCAGATGAAGTAAAAAAGAAATCGGGTGGTAAGATTTACAAGTTAGACTTGAATCAATTAAAACCCAAATCCTAGGCCAAAGACAAATCGGCCTCCATCTTTACTGTAAAAATACGAGCAATGTAGTGTTGCTTGTTCAATTGCATTTACCCATAATCCTGCTCCGTATGCATTGTGCCATTTGGAAGAACTTTCTTCTGGTGTCCACACGCGTCCATAATCGAAACCAGCATATAGACCATAAGACATTGGAATAAATCCAGCTGTGAACTGCCCTGCATTAAAACGCAAATCCGTCGTTTGTACAAATGATGTTTTTCCAGTAAAACGCTCGGGTCTAAATCCTCTTAAATTCGTGTTTCCACCAATCGTAGCTCCGTGGTAGAAGTCGTAATTGGAATTCAATCGCGTTTGATACGTAAAATTCGTCGCCAAGATTAAACGCTCACTGCGCTCTAAATAATGAGCAAAACTTACTTTTGCATCTAAGAACGGGAAGTTTTGCTTGCTATCTTCTAAATTCGTTCTCCAACCCACTGTGGTATGGAAAGCAAATCCTTTGGTTGGATTTGCAACGTTGTTGTACTGTTGGAAATCATAGGTTGCCTGAATGGTTCCGTATTGTTGGAAGTCAAAAACCTTTTGATCCACTAAATCTGGACTACTCGTAATAAAGCGATTGGCTTTTTCTTGCACCTTCATCGCTTTATACTCTACATTGAATTCAAACGAATCTCCATTTTTTCCTTGAAACTTATATCCTGGTGCTATTGCATAACTTTGGATTCTCACTCGCTTATATTCATCCCCCATTTCTTCGTCAAAATAATGCGTTTCGTTTCCTATACCGTAGTAATTCACAGCGAAATTCGGACTCGTCGCTTTTGCGTTTAAAGTGAATCCCCAGTTATTTGTTGCATTCGGAAAATGCCCAGCATATTCTGCTTCTACTCCTTTGGTATTAAACGAATAGAACCCTTTAATTGTGTGCTTAGCCGCATAAGGGTCTTGAACGAAAGTAGAACGTTTAGACGAATATAAAAAGCCTAACTTCACCCCATCTTCTGGGTTATAACCAACATTAGGCAACAACATATTCACCGTTAAAGGCAGTTTCTCGTAATTGAAATTATTTAAATCATAGCGGTTGGTAAAATAGTGTTTCGTTTTTTCACCTACCTGCGTTAATTCATTTTGTTTATCTGCGTAATCGTAAACAACCACTTTTTTACTGTTTTCGATTTGGAAGGTATCTTTGTTTTTTCCTCCAATTAAACGCAGCTTAATTTTTGCTTTTTCACTTCCTTGCACCAGGAAAGTATCTTCGTCATTCAATCCATAAATCCAAATTTCCTTCGTTTCCTTCGGATCATACGTTTTTTCAAATACCGTTTCTTGCCCTGACTTTTTATCTCTTAGTTGAACCAAATGTACCGTCCCATCTTGGTTGCGATTCACAATAAACGTATCTTTTTTATCTGTCCCGGATAACATCACATACTTGCGCAATTCGCGGTAATACTTTGGCACAAAATCCGCTATCTTCTTCTTGCGTTCTTTCAACACATATTTTATGTGTTCCACATCTTCTCCTTGCACTTCTTTAGGCAATTTCGCAAAGATTGCTTCAATACTTTCATCATCTAAATCCTGAACGATGGATGTCGCTTGAGTAACCCAATCTTCTTCTGTTGTTGATTTCAACAAGTATTGATCCAACGGAAATGCCGTATGGTTAATCCAACGGGGATGCGCAAAATCTGTGGTATAATTTTGCATGTGACGCAACATCGGCAATTTTTTAATTAACGATAACAACGCCCCGTCGATTTTAGCAAATGCTTGATCTCGATCTCTTGGTACAGGACGGTAAATCACTTTATCCCCTTCTTTGAACTCGGACCATCTCCACTGATCTCCATGTCGATCCCAATCACCAATCAACATATCAAAAATTCGAGCACGCAAATACATGGGTTCATCTATCGCATATTTCTCATCTTTTCTCAAATTGGCAATCACATCCGTTGTACTGATAATCTTCGCTGCATTTCCAAAACTCTCTTCTTCATGCCCTTCACTTGGACGCTCCTCAATCATATATAATTCATCTCCATATTTTCCATTAAAAGCACCAAGCGCTTGTTGCTTAGGAATGTAATAAAGCTCTGGATTGGTGTGATAAATACCCA
The window above is part of the Myroides odoratus DSM 2801 genome. Proteins encoded here:
- a CDS encoding DUF6691 family protein; its protein translation is MKKIAYLFVGMIFGIGMFKSGAASWFRIYEMFQFDSFHMYGIMGTALTLAVIATLIIKKKKMKDFSGNPILFHPKEKSIPRYLIGGTFFGLGWALGGACPGPMFALLGAGFYPIIIAIIGALAGTWFYGLVKKWLPH
- a CDS encoding YeeE/YedE family protein; translation: MHWIYEPWPWYIGGLFIATTLVLLLFMGKTFGFSSNLRTMCSMMGAGKTCDFFCFNWKAQTWNLLFLVGTILGGFIAYHFLSVDAAAVPLGENTIQKLNELGFESAGTTYVPTELYGDDAFSSIKTILLLLVAGFFVGFGSRYAGGCTSGHAISGLSNFQLPSLIAVIGFFIGGLIMVHLIFPFLF
- a CDS encoding M16 family metallopeptidase, whose protein sequence is MKRIFYTLVLASAIGFTNFSVAQQKSKAAFVKQVEDIKEYKLSNGLQVLLLPDASQNNLVVNIVYKVGSKHEGYGEKGMAHLLEHMLFKSTKNLGDIKKMLSDKGGAANGTTYYDRTNYYEVFPSTDENLSWALEMEADRMINATLLQEDLDKEFSVVRNEFEIGENDPTSVLMERTINTAYLWHNYGLSTIGSKEDIERVKTPQLRRFYEKYYQPDNAVLVVAGKFDKAKAIGFIEQYFSVIPKPTRVLDEILTVEPAQDGEKYIEVKRNGDSKHIQMAYHTASYADKDFAALEALEHILNNDPSGYLHQALVETQKVSSLWAYSPTVRDASFMLFNFDVPNDKDQVKTLAEIKAEVAKIGDINYTQEDLDRAKTSLLKDIESLQNNTIGTAINLTEIIGSGDYRLGYLHRDNVENLTLEDIKRVAKKYFKDNNRTVGLFIPTKDEVRVKPTEFLNTDINALVKDYEGKEKSHDIREFAPTIANLEQNYTSGQLSNGMKYGIIDKDLKGEKVNISISIPVGNQKDLHNKQYIGSLAASMLTAGTKTLSKQEIKDKLDLLKSSISIRFAGQNIMISVSSYRNTIKETMDILNDVLKNPVFPESELTKIKLEYTTYLEGNLNDPQTVAFNKLSKMTSNEAKGSIFYSSSTQEDIDGFKAVTIPEIKDFYSKFFGANNGVATVIGIQDQAEAKGLLESVLGKWNNQAKFERAYPTFFATKQGKEIIQTPDKENAAAVGSLNFQMNRTNPDYAALTFANEVMGGGFMTARIPQRLREKEGISYGAGTSLSIPYDVKNDNSSWMIYAFLNPTKRAEVETAINDEFAKLVANGITEDELKANKTSWKNSRQTNLGSDNYLLTLSNMRLMYDTPFSDFDKLNAEIDKLTVKQVNAAIKKYLQPSKFTTIYVGDFTKK
- the trxA gene encoding thioredoxin, translating into MTKFETLIQSDQFVLVDFFATWCGPCKMQDPVLEDVKAQLQDEITIIKIDVDKNQALTAQYSTQYNMRGVPTLLLFRAGKLLWKQSGYTDKQTLLHYFNEYKNKY
- a CDS encoding Crp/Fnr family transcriptional regulator is translated as MGHIIREKYRNLFEEKLLDEIIEVSTIKDFTEGERLMEIGEYIKKIPLLLSGAIKIIREDQKEGEIVLYYIEEGDTCAMTLTCCLGETKSQVRSIAEKDGSVILVPVSKMDDWLVRYKSWRNFVLTSYNNRMNELLVAVDSLAFMNMEERLCKLLQDKGKIYNSTFIHNTHQELADELNTSRVVISRILKTLENQGIIRLNRKYIELLQKT
- a CDS encoding sulfite exporter TauE/SafE family protein: MDTAFVGYALALLVGISLGLIGSGGSILTVPILVYILKIEPFLATAYSLFIVGSTALVGGVQNAINRKVNYKLVLLFGIPSLLAVYVMRAYVLPLVPDTIAIGSLNLSKNVILMVLFALVMFASAMKMIRPKAITQTQSQPQQTQLILQGVLIGVVAGTVGAGGGFLIIPALILFAHVSMKEAVGTSLFIIAIQSLFGFLGDVSNPLLDWNLLLTFSAISIVGIFLGIFLTRYIPDHNLKKGFGYFVLLMALYIFSKEVFF